A stretch of the Nitratireductor thuwali genome encodes the following:
- a CDS encoding AMP-binding protein — MLGPSAHVDTFTRDNLPPPDQWPDFLLEGFDYPEYLNAGVELTDCMVEKGFGDHVALIGNGRQRTYKELADWTSRLAHALVEDYGVKPGHRILIRSANNPAMVACWLAATKAGAVVVNTMPMLRAGELAKIVDKAEVALALCDTRIKDELVACAKDSRYLKQVVGFDGTANFDAELDRIALNKPVRFDAVKTGRDDVALLGFTSGTTGIPKATMHFHRDLLIIADGYAKEVLQVTPDDVFVGSPPLAFTFGLGGLAIFPLRFGAAATLLESATPPNMIEIIEKYRATVSFTAPTAYRAMLAAMDEGADLSSLRAAVSAGETLPGPVCEEWLRKTGKPILDGIGATEMLHIFISNRFDDMRPACTGRPVTGYEARVVDEDMNEVPRGEIGRLAVRGPTGCRYLADDRQKDYVRDGWNLTGDSFIEDEEGRFHFAARSDDMIVSAGYNIAGPEVEAALLAHADVAECAVIGAEDAERGQIVQAHVVVASGVACDQATVKRLQDHVKAVIAPYKYPRSIVFVESLPKTATGKIQRFRLREGQ, encoded by the coding sequence ATGCTGGGACCATCGGCGCATGTCGATACATTCACGCGGGACAACCTCCCGCCGCCAGATCAATGGCCGGACTTCCTTCTGGAGGGGTTCGATTATCCAGAATATCTGAACGCCGGCGTCGAACTTACCGATTGCATGGTGGAGAAGGGATTCGGCGATCATGTCGCGCTGATCGGCAATGGCCGGCAGCGCACCTATAAGGAGTTGGCCGACTGGACCAGCCGGCTCGCCCATGCCCTGGTTGAAGATTACGGCGTTAAGCCGGGCCATCGGATCCTGATCCGCTCGGCCAACAATCCCGCCATGGTCGCCTGCTGGTTGGCCGCCACCAAGGCTGGGGCGGTGGTCGTCAACACGATGCCGATGCTGCGCGCCGGCGAGCTCGCCAAGATCGTCGACAAGGCCGAGGTCGCGCTGGCGCTCTGCGACACGCGCATCAAGGATGAGCTCGTCGCTTGCGCCAAGGACAGCAGATACTTGAAGCAGGTGGTAGGCTTCGACGGCACGGCCAATTTCGACGCCGAGCTCGACCGCATCGCGCTCAACAAGCCGGTAAGGTTCGATGCGGTGAAGACGGGGCGCGACGATGTTGCGCTGCTGGGCTTCACCTCGGGCACCACCGGCATTCCCAAGGCGACCATGCATTTCCACCGCGACCTGCTGATCATCGCCGACGGCTATGCGAAGGAAGTGCTCCAGGTCACGCCGGACGACGTTTTCGTCGGCTCGCCGCCGCTGGCCTTCACCTTCGGGCTCGGCGGGCTGGCGATTTTTCCATTGCGCTTCGGCGCCGCCGCCACGCTCCTGGAAAGCGCGACGCCGCCGAACATGATCGAGATCATCGAAAAATACCGCGCGACGGTCAGCTTCACCGCCCCCACCGCCTACCGCGCCATGCTGGCGGCCATGGATGAAGGGGCCGACCTTTCCTCGCTGCGCGCGGCGGTCTCCGCGGGCGAGACGTTACCGGGCCCGGTCTGCGAGGAATGGCTGCGCAAGACGGGCAAGCCCATTCTCGACGGCATCGGCGCGACCGAGATGCTGCATATTTTCATCTCGAACCGCTTCGACGACATGCGCCCCGCCTGCACCGGAAGGCCGGTGACGGGGTATGAGGCGCGCGTCGTCGACGAGGACATGAACGAGGTGCCGCGCGGCGAGATCGGCCGGCTGGCCGTACGCGGCCCCACCGGCTGCCGCTATCTCGCCGACGACCGGCAGAAGGACTATGTGCGCGACGGCTGGAATTTGACGGGCGATTCCTTCATTGAGGATGAGGAAGGCCGCTTCCACTTCGCCGCGCGCTCCGACGACATGATCGTTTCCGCCGGCTACAATATCGCCGGACCCGAAGTCGAGGCGGCGCTGCTGGCTCACGCGGATGTGGCCGAATGCGCGGTTATCGGCGCCGAGGACGCCGAGCGCGGGCAGATCGTCCAGGCCCACGTGGTCGTTGCTTCCGGTGTCGCCTGCGATCAGGCGACCGTCAAGCGCCTGCAAGACCATGTGAAGGCGGTCATTGCGCCCTACAAATATCCACGCTCGATCGTTTTCGTGGAAAGCTTGCCCAAGACGGCGACTGGAAAGATACAGCGCTTCCGGTTGCGGGAGGGGCAGTGA
- a CDS encoding ABC transporter substrate-binding protein: MKKMIAAGLFALSMSVAGSAMAEPVKVGMITTLSGGGAGLGVDVRDGFMLAVKQAGNDELEVVVEDDAQKPELAVQIADKMLQSDKVDILTGIIWSNLAMAVVPNAVNQGTFYISPNAGPSQLAGKMCNENYFNVAWQNDNLHEAAGAYANSAGHENVFIMAPNYPAGTDALTGFKRMYEGELAGEVYTQLGQTDYAGEIAQIRDSGADAVFVFLPGGMGIAFTKQYAQAGVDAPLIGPAFSFGQDILGAVGDAALGVKNTSQWSKDIDNETNKAFVESFQAEYGRLPSLYASQGFDTANLILSAMEKADVKDKDAFRAALKEADFKSTRGDFEFGNNNHPIQDIYVREVVKEGDVLTNKIVGVALEDHQDAYAAECGM, encoded by the coding sequence ATGAAGAAAATGATTGCAGCCGGGCTGTTTGCCCTTTCCATGAGCGTAGCGGGTTCGGCCATGGCCGAGCCGGTCAAGGTGGGCATGATCACCACGCTTTCGGGCGGCGGAGCGGGGCTGGGCGTCGACGTGCGCGACGGCTTCATGCTGGCGGTGAAGCAGGCCGGCAACGACGAGCTCGAAGTCGTCGTCGAGGACGATGCGCAGAAGCCGGAACTGGCCGTCCAGATCGCCGACAAGATGCTGCAGAGCGACAAGGTGGACATCCTGACCGGCATCATCTGGTCGAACCTGGCGATGGCGGTCGTGCCGAATGCGGTCAACCAGGGCACTTTTTATATATCGCCCAATGCCGGTCCGTCGCAGCTTGCCGGCAAGATGTGCAATGAAAACTATTTCAATGTCGCCTGGCAGAACGACAATCTGCACGAGGCCGCCGGCGCCTACGCCAATTCGGCCGGCCACGAGAACGTCTTCATCATGGCGCCCAACTACCCGGCGGGCACCGATGCGCTGACCGGCTTCAAGCGCATGTATGAGGGCGAACTGGCGGGCGAGGTTTACACCCAGCTCGGCCAGACCGACTACGCCGGCGAAATCGCTCAGATCCGCGATTCAGGCGCGGACGCGGTCTTCGTCTTCCTGCCGGGCGGAATGGGCATCGCCTTCACCAAGCAGTACGCCCAGGCGGGCGTCGACGCCCCGCTCATCGGCCCGGCCTTCTCCTTCGGCCAGGACATACTGGGCGCGGTGGGCGATGCGGCATTGGGCGTCAAGAACACCTCGCAATGGTCCAAGGATATAGACAACGAGACCAACAAGGCCTTCGTCGAAAGCTTCCAGGCCGAGTATGGCCGCCTGCCTTCGCTCTATGCCAGCCAGGGCTTCGACACGGCTAACCTCATCCTGTCCGCCATGGAAAAGGCCGACGTGAAGGACAAGGATGCCTTCCGCGCCGCCCTCAAGGAAGCCGATTTCAAGTCGACCCGCGGCGATTTCGAATTCGGCAACAACAATCACCCGATCCAGGACATCTACGTCCGTGAGGTGGTCAAGGAAGGCGACGTGCTGACCAACAAGATCGTCGGCGTTGCGCTGGAGGATCACCAGGACGCCTATGCCGCCGAGTGCGGGATGTAG